From a single Rutidosis leptorrhynchoides isolate AG116_Rl617_1_P2 chromosome 5, CSIRO_AGI_Rlap_v1, whole genome shotgun sequence genomic region:
- the LOC139847091 gene encoding norfluorocurarine synthase 1-like yields MEMENKKHFVLVHGSGHGAWCWYKLIPLLKLSGHRVTTFDLNSCGINPKQVNDVTSFEEYSQPLIEFMASLHSNEKVVLVGHSFGGFVISLALEKFSEKIEVAIYLAAFMPNHIHPPVSVLAQSMKVAPIENLGDCKFLFGNGPTNPPTSFKFGPNYLETHLYQNCTKQDIELARMLVRENGLFMEDFTSESMLTEEGFGSVNRVYVVCKDDRAITEEFQLWMIANSPSKQVKVMERADHMVMLAQPNEVSILLQEIVNH; encoded by the exons ATGGAAATGGAGAACAAAAAGCACTTTGTTTTGGTCCATGGGTCAGGTCACGGAGCTTGGTGTTGGTACAAGCTCATTCCCCTTCTCAAGTTGTCGGGACATCGAGTAACCACCTTCGACCTCAACAGTTGCGGGATCAACCCTAAGCAGGTCAACGATGTCACTAGTTTCGAGGAATACTCACAACCGTTGATCGAGTTTATGGCTTCTCTGCATTCGAACGAGAAGGTGGTTTTAGTTGGTCATAGTTTTGGTGGTTTTGTGATCTCTCTTGCTCTTGAAAAATTTTCAGAGAAGATTGAAGTTGCAATTTACTTGGCCGCATTCATGCCAAATCATATACACCCGCCGGTTTCTGTATTAGCACAA TCGATGAAAGTAGCTCCTATCGAAAATCTGGGCGACTGTAAGTTTCTATTCGGAAATGGACCAACAAACCCGCCAACCTCATTCAAATTCGGTCCAAATTACTTGGAAACTCATTTATATCAAAATTGCACGAAACAG gatatcGAGTTAGCAAGAATGTTGGTGAGGGAAAATGGATTATTCATGGAAGACTTTACCAGCGAGTCCATGTTAACGGAAGAAGGATTTGGGTCAGTTAATCGGGTTTATGTGGTTTGTAAGGATGATCGAGCAATAACAGAAGAGTTTCAACTGTGGATGATCGCGAATAGTCCTTCCAAACAAGTGAAGGTGATGGAGAGAGCTGATCATATGGTCATGTTAGCACAACCTAATGAGGTTTCTATCCTTTTGCAAGAAATTGTCAACCATTGA